One part of the Caldisalinibacter kiritimatiensis genome encodes these proteins:
- a CDS encoding type II secretion system F family protein: MVLIPIAVVSISYIFYLLLDESDNIKVDKIKENARYIENTVQRQMDKMLRGNKKTAKHITSTEKMLQESVFLRAIGIRNIYIFLIITVIFSFFAFQKSRIALNQTIGAGIVAFIAFQVPFEILKIEVELKRKSIRKHLPNFFLTVSQMLEAADDIVDVLETSINKIKKPLKTDIKEFVKNYRKGKTVEECIEILKSRFDNPLLEKFADDIEGNIKNGTKLKGVIDDYAEKSYNNQTNYMQRITENSGSILASLIILVMFINSIYTVKRLKPELFYILTHNFFGQVTVDIIIILTIVSIKMTLKSISYNDSQ, translated from the coding sequence ATGGTTTTAATACCTATTGCAGTAGTATCAATAAGTTATATATTTTATTTACTACTTGACGAAAGTGACAACATAAAAGTAGACAAGATAAAAGAAAATGCTAGATATATTGAAAATACTGTACAAAGACAAATGGACAAAATGTTAAGAGGTAATAAAAAAACCGCTAAACATATCACTAGTACTGAAAAAATGTTACAAGAATCTGTTTTTCTAAGAGCAATAGGCATAAGAAATATATATATATTTCTAATAATAACAGTCATTTTTTCATTCTTTGCATTTCAGAAAAGCAGAATAGCTTTAAATCAAACAATTGGGGCTGGCATTGTTGCATTTATAGCTTTTCAAGTTCCGTTTGAAATACTAAAAATTGAAGTAGAACTTAAAAGGAAAAGTATCAGAAAGCATCTACCAAATTTTTTTTTAACAGTGTCTCAAATGTTAGAGGCAGCTGATGATATAGTTGATGTATTAGAGACTTCAATAAATAAAATAAAAAAACCTTTAAAAACAGATATTAAAGAGTTTGTAAAGAACTACAGAAAAGGGAAAACCGTTGAAGAGTGTATAGAAATTTTAAAAAGTAGATTTGACAATCCGCTTCTTGAAAAATTTGCTGATGATATAGAAGGAAATATTAAGAATGGAACAAAATTAAAAGGTGTGATAGATGATTATGCAGAGAAAAGTTATAATAACCAAACTAACTATATGCAAAGGATAACGGAAAATAGTGGTAGTATATTAGCATCTTTAATAATTTTAGTAATGTTTATTAATTCAATATATACAGTAAAAAGATTAAAGCCAGAACTCTTTTATATACTTACACATAATTTTTTTGGACAAGTAACAGTAGACATAATTATTATACTAACAATAGTTTCAATAAAAATGACATTA